The proteins below are encoded in one region of Fibrella aestuarina BUZ 2:
- a CDS encoding serine aminopeptidase domain-containing protein — protein sequence MFPFLNGCATLCFSLAAFVLSVPVSAQSMAVDTLALFDTTRQRAVPVVLYRPATLPKRPKIAVISHGYGGHSTDYSFIARDLVAQGYVVAGVQHEVPSDDPIPTTGNPRVVRLPNWERGVQNIRFALARLNRRLPMLDRSRLLLVGHSNGGDQSMLYADTYPAEVAAVVTLDNRRMPFRRARQPRILSIRSSDQPADEGVLPTPDEQRTYGIMIEQQPILHNDMWDGATEAQKSRILAAIRRFLQHR from the coding sequence ATGTTTCCCTTCCTGAACGGCTGCGCTACGCTGTGCTTTTCATTGGCCGCTTTCGTTTTATCCGTCCCCGTGTCGGCTCAATCAATGGCCGTCGATACGCTGGCGTTGTTTGATACAACGCGGCAGCGGGCTGTTCCGGTAGTGCTTTATCGCCCGGCAACGCTGCCTAAACGGCCCAAAATTGCCGTAATCAGTCACGGGTATGGCGGCCATTCAACCGACTACAGCTTTATTGCCCGCGATCTGGTCGCGCAGGGGTACGTAGTGGCGGGGGTGCAGCACGAAGTACCCAGCGATGATCCTATTCCCACAACCGGCAACCCGCGTGTGGTGCGCCTACCAAACTGGGAGCGCGGGGTACAGAACATCCGGTTCGCACTGGCAAGATTGAATCGCCGACTACCTATGCTCGACAGGAGCCGTTTGCTGTTGGTGGGGCATTCCAATGGGGGCGATCAGTCGATGCTCTACGCCGACACGTACCCAGCCGAGGTGGCGGCGGTCGTCACGCTCGACAACCGCCGCATGCCGTTTCGCCGCGCCCGACAGCCCCGTATCCTCTCCATCCGTTCCAGCGATCAGCCAGCCGACGAGGGAGTGTTGCCCACTCCCGATGAGCAACGTACCTACGGCATCATGATCGAGCAGCAGCCAATCCTACATAACGATATGTGGGACGGGGCTACCGAGGCGCAGAAAAGCCGAATACTGGCGGCGATCAGGCGTTTTTTACAGCATCGATAA
- the eno gene encoding phosphopyruvate hydratase, which produces MSTIQSIHARQILDSRGNPTVEVDVRTETGALGRAAVPSGASTGTHEAVELRDDDAKVYVGKGVLKAVENVNELIYPELVGISVFEQGMIDKIMLELDGTPNKGKLGANAILGVSLAAAKAAAIDAGLPLYRYIGGVNANTLPVPMMNILNGGSHADNSIDFQEFMVMPANAPTFAEALRMGTEIFHTLKKVLKGKGMSTNVGDEGGFAPNIKSNEEAIQIVIEAIEKAGYRPGEDVWIAMDAAASEFYNAETGEYHFKKSTGDKLTSDQMADYWADWVNKYPILSIEDGMAEDDWSGWKRQTELVGKKIQLVGDDLFVTNVTRLQEGIEKGIANAVLVKVNQIGSLTETIDTVNLAKRNSYKNIMSHRSGETEDSTIADLAVALNTGQIKTGSASRSDRMAKYNQLLRIEEELGEMAYFPGLKF; this is translated from the coding sequence ATGAGTACCATTCAAAGCATCCATGCCCGCCAGATCCTCGATTCGCGCGGCAACCCGACAGTGGAAGTAGATGTTCGCACCGAAACCGGTGCACTGGGCCGCGCTGCCGTTCCGTCGGGCGCCTCGACCGGCACACACGAAGCCGTTGAACTCCGCGATGACGACGCCAAGGTCTATGTGGGCAAGGGCGTACTGAAAGCCGTTGAAAACGTCAACGAGCTGATCTATCCCGAACTGGTGGGCATTTCGGTCTTTGAACAGGGCATGATCGACAAAATCATGCTGGAACTCGACGGCACGCCCAATAAAGGCAAGCTGGGTGCCAACGCCATTTTGGGCGTATCGCTGGCTGCCGCTAAAGCCGCTGCGATCGACGCGGGCCTGCCACTCTACCGCTACATCGGTGGAGTGAACGCCAACACCCTGCCCGTGCCGATGATGAACATCCTGAACGGGGGGTCACACGCCGACAATTCCATCGACTTCCAGGAGTTCATGGTGATGCCGGCCAACGCGCCGACCTTCGCCGAAGCGCTGCGGATGGGCACCGAGATCTTCCACACGCTGAAAAAAGTGCTGAAAGGCAAAGGCATGAGCACCAACGTAGGTGACGAAGGTGGGTTTGCCCCCAACATCAAATCGAATGAAGAGGCCATCCAGATCGTAATCGAGGCGATCGAGAAAGCAGGCTACCGCCCCGGCGAAGACGTCTGGATCGCGATGGACGCCGCTGCGTCGGAGTTCTACAACGCCGAAACCGGTGAATACCACTTCAAGAAATCGACCGGCGACAAACTGACGTCGGATCAGATGGCCGATTACTGGGCCGACTGGGTGAACAAATACCCCATCCTGTCGATCGAAGACGGCATGGCCGAAGACGACTGGAGCGGCTGGAAACGCCAAACCGAACTGGTTGGCAAGAAGATTCAACTCGTGGGCGACGACCTGTTCGTAACCAACGTAACGCGCCTACAGGAGGGTATCGAGAAAGGTATTGCCAACGCCGTACTGGTGAAGGTAAACCAGATTGGCTCCCTGACCGAAACCATCGACACGGTGAACCTGGCCAAGCGCAACAGCTACAAAAACATCATGTCGCACCGCTCGGGCGAAACCGAAGATTCGACCATCGCCGACCTCGCCGTGGCCCTCAACACCGGCCAGATCAAAACGGGTTCGGCCTCACGTTCAGACCGGATGGCGAAGTACAACCAACTGCTCCGCATCGAAGAAGAACTCGGCGAAATGGCCTATTTCCCGGGGCTCAAATTTTAA
- a CDS encoding low molecular weight protein-tyrosine-phosphatase, producing MISILFVCLGNICRSPVAEGVFRQQVDEAGLTGVIECDSAGTSSYHIGQLPDIRTRQNALTHDLTLTHRARRMIGEDLARFTYIITMDEANYEAVMKLTQRSIGLTHDDTIFLLREFDPAVSDQPNVPDPYYEGPEVFEEVYQITHRCCGELLTYLRKRHNL from the coding sequence ATGATCTCCATTCTCTTCGTCTGTTTGGGCAATATTTGTCGGTCGCCGGTGGCGGAAGGCGTCTTCCGGCAGCAGGTCGATGAGGCGGGTTTGACCGGTGTCATTGAGTGCGATTCAGCAGGTACGTCGTCGTACCATATCGGGCAGCTGCCCGACATACGTACCCGGCAAAACGCCCTGACCCACGACCTGACGCTCACGCACCGCGCCCGCCGCATGATCGGCGAAGACCTCGCCCGCTTCACCTACATCATCACGATGGACGAGGCCAATTACGAGGCCGTCATGAAACTGACGCAGCGCAGCATTGGCCTCACCCACGACGATACCATCTTTTTGCTGCGGGAGTTCGACCCCGCCGTCAGTGACCAACCCAACGTACCTGATCCGTATTACGAAGGCCCCGAGGTCTTCGAGGAAGTTTACCAAATCACGCATCGCTGCTGCGGCGAACTGCTAACGTACCTGCGGAAGCGACACAACTTGTAG